GGGTCTACCAGGGTATCATTTGCGAAATATCATGTCTCCCCGTTCATCCAATCACCCTCTCTCCTTGATGATCATTTTCCAGAGTTGCCCTTTCTCTCATCCACACGGCGTGACCTTCCTCATTTCAAGATCATGTCTCCCCACCACGTCTCATTGCGATTCCAACACGCTCGCGCCCAGCCACCCCCGTCCATCATCGCTCACACGCCCCCCGCTACCCATTTGTCTAACAGCCCGACATTCCACTCCCTGAACACCCGCTCGCCCGGCGGGAGTAGCTCGCCGCTCGCCCGCAACGCCTTGGCCGCACCGGCGATCTCCGCCGACGGCAGGGTGACCTCCTGGACGTCCGAAGTCATGGACTCGAGCATtgcgtcggcctcggcctgcggGATCTCGCGGTACAGCAGCTTGATCGCGGGGCGCGGCGCAGCGCCACGGCTGCGGGACGAGGCGTAGGCAATGTTGGCGTTGAGAATCCACAGGTGCAgggcggacggcgacggtgatgattccgcatcatcgtcgtcgtcgtcgtcggcggcggcggcggcgtcctggTGTGACGGCTGGAACGCGGGCACGACGACGGACTTGGACGAGCCAGAGCGCGAGAGTGTGGCGATTAGGGTCGCGGCCAGGCACTCGGAGCTGTTGGGGGCCGCGCCGGGCGACGTTGTGCGGCACGATACGCGCCACTTGAGCAGGACGACGGACGATGTGGCGACGTTGAAGAAGCCAATGTGCGCTGCGCAGCCCGAGCAGGACACATAGAGCGTCCGTGGAGGCGGGTCGGATGCGCGAGCCAGGATGGCCGAGCTGGTGATGTCTGATGCCGCGCCACGGGACGGGGACTGGGAGAActgagaagaagaacagtAAGTAAAAAGAAACGGAAGTGAAGGTAGGGGGCAAGCCAGGCGCAGTTGCGAAGTTCGCATTCATCTGTCCCTCGTTGTAATCCCAGGGCTCCCACGACTCTGGGAGACCCTAGCGAAAGGCAAGAgggccgtcttcgaccttgCGGACCAAACCCGTCTACTCCTCCAGAAAAGGAGAGGGCAGAGGTTTTGGTCCACCAGGAAGCCTGCGCGGGGCAGGGACGACGAGTGGATAGTTCATCTCGGGACGAGGTATCGGTGGCCACATCACTGAGCGGCAGCCGGAGCCGCCGATATGGCCGCCTTCTTAAAGCCCCTGATCGTGTGAAGCGTAAAGCGAGGGTTGGGGTGTcatagggggggggggagggcagaTATGGAGAGAGGGTCAAGAAAAacagaagagaaagaaaaggaaacaGAATGCCGCTTACCTTTAGACCCGCGCAGTCAGACTCGCGAAACAACAACGAGGTGAGATCTACCATTCCGACGCCGGGCTGCGCCGCGATGCTCGAGCCGGCACCGTAGCCGCGCTTGGCCAGGTGTTCGTGATCGGCGGAGCGCTCGTCGTTTGTAGTCGGCTTGTGGCAGTGCCAGAAgtccatcatctcggcccAGTTCTCGCTCGGCAGGTCCTTCCACTCCTGCGCTGTACCCTCCGACACCAGGGCCGCGGCGCAACGCCTGCATGCCACGGCAGAGCCCGGGGCTAGGTCCGGCGCCGTCCATGGCACGGGCTCGTCGTGCAGGCTGCGCGTAGTGGGAGCGGAGACGTTGTCGTCGGTTGAGAGAGGTAGCCGCCATGAAATTGCGCGTGAGGTTGGCGGTGGCGCGGGTAGCGCGGCGCCTTGAGCCTGGACTCTGCCTGGGAGTGGGAAGGAGATTTGGGCGCCCGCGTGTTGAAGCTGGAGGGTCGCGCCGTCGGGCGTGACGAGTCCTCGTGTGTGACTACCTGCGGGAGCGGGGAGGGAGACCGCGACGGAGAGCTGGCGGATGTTTGTAAGCAGCTCCGCGTAAATGCTTGGCGTTTCTTGAGACGGCATCGCGCCGACTGGGAGAGGTGGTTGTCGGGGGGACTGAAGTTTCGCGTGAGTGAGTTGCGAGGTGGGAGGTGGGAGGTGGTCCGGATGAGCGGTCGGATGAGATCGGTCGGATTTGAATTTGAGATGGAAGTGACGAAGAGACGAAGTGACAGTGGAGTGGGGCCGGTACAGCGGAGTACCTAGAACGTCGTCCCTAAAGCTTAGCGCAATTTTTGTCTGTTACAGTGTTTAGCACTCTGTTGTCATCAGATGAGGCCATGTATTGTCATAACAACAGCGTTTATGTTGACAGACCAGAGATCCTGTTCTATTCCGGGTGCCCTGTCAAGCACCGGCGCGATCCGACGGCCTCGCGTGGAGCTCGTAGTCTGGTGCCGGCACAGTCATATCAACGTCATGCATGTCCCCGTGGCCTCCCATCGGTCCCAGCTCAATGTCTTCGTCGGACCCTGGCGATGCCCCAGACCCCCTCGGGCTCCTTCTCCCACTTATATTCATTCCGATCGGGTCAACCCTCGAGTAGGGCGGCagttcgtcgtcgacgttgtTCGGATCATGCTCCCTGTGAACGGGCGCGTCTCGTCGGTTTCGTCTGTTTTCTCCAAACCCTGCGACCGCGAGTGGAACCGCGCCCGGCTCCGGTTCCGGCTCTGGAGGATAGAGCTCCGGCCGCTGCAGTCGCTGCCACATGAAGATGGAACCGAAATACGCCAGCAAGCTGAATAGGTGACTGCCGAACGCACACCATGTCATGGCCTTGAAAGAAGTGCCTGCCGAGTGGTATTCGAAAACGCTCTCGTACTTCCCGAGCACGGCATTCGCCTTCAAAGCGGATGCTGTCGTCAAAGCCGAGGCGACCAGCAGCGCGATCGCCGCGAGGGCTTGCGTACATGCCATGACGCGCCAGGTGTTGAGCTTGATTACGATCGAATTCCTCTTGACGAAGCCGTGCCACATCCACGCTCCAAGAGACAGCACCAAGAAGACAACGTaggaggcgacggcgtcgcgcGACGAGGTTATCGTGGCGGCGGAAGACAAGTCAGCGCCTTCCAGACCCTCAAACATGCCTTCCACGCCCACGCCATAATACGCACTGGCCGTCTCGACCAGTTTGATTTCGATCTCGTACATAATCTTGCCGAGGTTGAAGGGGCTGCCGGGCTTCCGGTGGATGCAGCCGCCCTGGGCGAAGTCGTTGTTATTGTTGTACTCGCTGTAGCAGGTGCTGCTAAGAAACCAGCTCACGACGAAGGTGCTTTGGAGCCCGGTCTCGCTGCGACGGTATGCTGCCGACCACTAAATCGCGTTTCAGCGCCGGTATAGGATTCTCAGGGGCCACCGATCTCGACTCACCGTGACGAGGTGCGAATCTTCGCTCATGGTGGTGGTCGCCCAGCCCTCGttgctcctcgtccagccgcCGACGCAAAGGGCGATGATGACCGCCATGGCGAAGAAGTCAAAGAAGAAGGCGCTCATGATCAGCCGACGCCTaatcttcttctcctcgtgCCGCTCGAAAATGTACTTCGGGCCGCCGCTGGacctgtcgtcgtcgtcgtcgggcgcgTTCATATTGGAGAGCGGGGCTTTGCGGTCCACGCATTACATGGCCGGGATAAGGACCTGGAAACTCTCAAGACATTCAACAAGGTCCCGGCCTCCGTTTAAAGTCTTCATGGCCCGATGTCGCGGGGGGTATGAGGGCTGAGGCAGGGTAGGTATTAAAGCACAGAACGGGGGCGTCACTCGATCGCGCGCATGAAAGCCCAGGTAGGGGTCGTCGCCCAGTGACTATGGCTAGACAGGGGAAGCTGTGCGGCACAGCAGAAGATGCAATCTTCCTGACTGCAGTTTCTGGCTAGAACGGTCTGAGGCCTGCCACATTGCCATATTGGGTGGTGACTTGGCGGTCACCTGCGATGATTGGGCGGCGAGACTTGCTCGGCATCAGGTCTGAGAACCTGGGAAGCGCGTATCTCGATTGTGAGATAATGGTTGAGACGAGAAAACAAGGCAGTGCGCCATCAGTACTGGCCGGACCTGGAAAAAGCGGCGAGTTGGTGTAGCACAATTATCGATAGTCAATCTTGAAGACGGATACAGATGGGGGTCCTAGAGGGAGGATATTTGAAGGGGTTGGGGTCGAAAGGACGAGTGTGTTCAGTATCAGATCAAGTCAACGGTCTGGAATAGTGTAAGGTACCTAAAGTCTGGGACGAGATGATAGCGCTGGCGCACGGACCAAGTGCAGGTTGATCTTCCCGGGGATCCCTACGGGCCGCCCAAGACGAAAACGGCTTAGCTCGGGAGCTCCAAGTTTCCCTCCACTCAGAATTCCGAATTTCACCAGCGTGGGCTTGCTTGCTTCGTGGATTCAAACACTTGCGACGACCGATATTCGAGCAACGCCAGGCGACTAggctcctccccccaaaCACCGACACACAAACGCAACTCTTTAGAACGATACGTAACCGTTCATTTTGCGCTTTAACCAGAAAACTCAACGACTCCTGCAGAAAAGGCTCCCCCCGTCTCACGTCCCACCACCGCAACAATGGCGACCCTCGGAGGTTACCTCAACAGTAGGTCCCCCATCCACGCTATGGACGCCCTCTGTCTACAGTATACACTAACGGCGAGCCCACCCTCCCT
The DNA window shown above is from Colletotrichum destructivum chromosome 2, complete sequence and carries:
- a CDS encoding Putative ubiquitin-conjugating enzyme E2-binding protein, encoding MPSQETPSIYAELLTNIRQLSVAVSLPAPAGSHTRGLVTPDGATLQLQHAGAQISFPLPGRVQAQGAALPAPPPTSRAISWRLPLSTDDNVSAPTTRSLHDEPVPWTAPDLAPGSAVACRRCAAALVSEGTAQEWKDLPSENWAEMMDFWHCHKPTTNDERSADHEHLAKRGYGAGSSIAAQPGVGMVDLTSLLFRESDCAGLKFSQSPSRGAASDITSSAILARASDPPPRTLYVSCSGCAAHIGFFNVATSSVVLLKWRVSCRTTSPGAAPNSSECLAATLIATLSRSGSSKSVVVPAFQPSHQDAAAAADDDDDDDAESSPSPSALHLWILNANIAYASSRSRGAAPRPAIKLLYREIPQAEADAMLESMTSDVQEVTLPSAEIAGAAKALRASGELLPPGERVFREWNVGLLDKWVAGGV